The Spirosoma foliorum genome has a window encoding:
- a CDS encoding DEAD/DEAH box helicase: MDSNLVIRCLLALRQLALPTVVKQAQLVYEEGHVAVKSFEEYEAYFTVRSVSGKSEYEVNIYNLDDPTEVWGDCTCPYSDEGVCKHVLAACYTLEVSLRIGSPIHRGRKSPDELVQKKIININKVSKPVAVPPKPVVPTWVASDTTLNLKNLGENQIRPKVADNFWSNRRHYQNVRSIEQGKGYETFELSLKKYGTYRIRISRVQKGTYHLSCSCNQTLKHPICEHQMGVLLWMANLRGIQALELLRDWTTEKNALLVDYGYSMQDSLTHKFEFKIDPSGDNLELILLDKSIQRISGNNWDSLFKSTLPSLTEQPIVPITTFVEPSVYVYLLEKFTRQTPPFFELTLCQGKLNTKTGKLTQVARMSPYDRERPTTDAIDLEIMNLGRMLTTNYLNEWLTGQGFKLGKNYWNINYSNEAREALLQWSLKLLDRLLPLLASRPVRILKGEGYSVGSVVTVDERPLTLRFQLSRADGETLLQATVQQGNDEPIPFNRLTDTGSDALVLVDGDRLCRYQSLDTAKAARQFMDMDGALRFRSLRDEQFFNGFLIPLANRFAVDFDQASDITKTDLEFREGRIYLKEDENNLLIVPAFGYATDEEPDIELPRDFRPARVVAYDGAVQLQKRDPDAENEFMRFIQQQHPDFAHQSDQFFYLPTQKVLENGWLFHFYEALRQNQTRLFGFSSLKKFRYNPNAAAFNIRSSSGIDWFDLKVEISFGDQAVALADVRKAILRRQNYVELGDGTIGVLPDEWIAQHAQLFRLGQIDDKKGNIRLSKRHFSILEHYRERISDPKLLKELDDKKEKLLNFQKIKKVKLPSNIQATLRPYQEEGYRCLHFLDEFGWGGCLADDMGLGKTLQMLTFLQEQKNRRPDGIHLVVVPKTLIFNWQAEATRFCSKLRLLIHTGTGRVKTFDKLADVDIVLTTYGAVRTDIEWLREFKFDYVILDEAQAIKNPDSLIAKSVRLLQARNRLTMTGTPVENNTFDLYAQFDFLNPGFLGSAELFRTEYANPIDKHQDKARAAELRQLIYPFMLKRTKEEVAKDLPEKTEIVLYCEMDKQQRRVYEAYRDRYRDLIEKRVAEVGAEQSAFLILEGLLKLRQICDSPALLNDEEDYGNESAKLDELVREIGQNASNHKIVIFSQFLGMLDQIRQKLERDRVPYEYLDGQTNDRASRVQNFQANDECRVFLMSLKAGGVGLNLTEADYVYLVDPWWNPAVEQQAIDRVHRIGQTKRVFAYRMICKDTVEEKILLLQDRKRALASDLISTETGFLKKLSPKDILGLFS, encoded by the coding sequence ATTAGTGTATGAAGAGGGACATGTTGCTGTAAAAAGTTTTGAAGAATACGAAGCCTATTTTACGGTTAGGAGTGTTTCGGGAAAAAGCGAATATGAGGTTAACATTTACAATCTGGATGATCCAACTGAAGTCTGGGGAGATTGTACCTGTCCTTATTCGGATGAGGGCGTCTGTAAGCACGTACTAGCCGCGTGTTACACCCTCGAAGTGTCGTTAAGAATAGGGTCTCCTATTCATCGAGGACGAAAATCGCCGGATGAATTAGTACAAAAAAAGATCATAAACATCAACAAAGTATCGAAACCAGTAGCAGTCCCACCCAAACCCGTTGTACCCACATGGGTGGCCAGCGATACGACCCTAAATCTGAAAAATCTGGGAGAAAATCAGATTCGCCCTAAAGTGGCAGATAATTTCTGGAGTAATCGGCGACATTACCAGAACGTCCGGTCGATAGAACAGGGTAAAGGCTACGAAACGTTTGAGCTATCTCTGAAAAAATACGGTACCTATCGCATTCGTATCAGCCGTGTTCAGAAAGGCACATATCATCTGTCGTGTTCATGTAATCAAACCCTTAAGCATCCGATTTGTGAACACCAGATGGGCGTACTGCTCTGGATGGCGAACCTGCGAGGTATACAGGCGCTCGAATTGTTAAGAGACTGGACTACTGAGAAAAACGCCTTACTGGTCGACTATGGCTACTCGATGCAGGATTCACTCACCCATAAATTTGAGTTTAAAATTGATCCATCGGGCGATAACCTGGAATTGATTCTACTCGACAAAAGTATCCAGCGCATCAGCGGTAATAACTGGGATAGCTTATTCAAAAGCACACTACCCAGTCTTACCGAACAACCAATAGTGCCGATTACAACCTTTGTTGAGCCTTCCGTTTACGTTTATTTGCTCGAAAAATTTACCCGCCAGACGCCCCCGTTTTTTGAGTTAACCCTTTGCCAGGGCAAACTCAATACGAAAACCGGAAAACTGACGCAGGTAGCTCGCATGAGTCCTTACGACCGTGAGCGCCCCACCACCGATGCCATTGATCTGGAAATCATGAATCTGGGTCGGATGCTCACCACTAACTACCTTAACGAATGGCTAACGGGACAGGGGTTTAAACTGGGCAAAAATTACTGGAACATTAATTATAGCAACGAAGCTCGTGAAGCTCTGTTGCAATGGTCGCTTAAATTACTAGATCGGTTGCTACCGTTATTGGCCAGTCGGCCAGTGCGGATACTCAAAGGAGAAGGCTATTCAGTAGGCTCAGTAGTAACTGTAGATGAACGTCCGCTGACACTCCGGTTTCAATTAAGTCGTGCGGATGGTGAAACCCTTTTACAAGCCACCGTGCAACAAGGGAACGACGAGCCAATTCCGTTTAATCGCCTGACCGATACGGGTTCTGATGCGCTCGTCCTGGTTGATGGCGACCGCCTGTGTCGTTATCAATCACTCGATACGGCCAAAGCCGCCCGACAATTCATGGATATGGATGGTGCGCTACGCTTCCGATCCCTACGCGACGAACAGTTTTTCAATGGTTTCCTGATCCCATTGGCGAATCGATTTGCGGTCGATTTCGATCAGGCATCAGATATTACCAAAACGGATCTGGAATTTCGGGAAGGCCGGATTTACCTCAAAGAAGACGAAAATAACCTCCTTATTGTACCCGCCTTTGGCTATGCTACGGACGAAGAGCCAGACATTGAACTACCACGCGATTTTCGCCCAGCACGGGTCGTTGCGTATGATGGAGCAGTTCAGCTTCAGAAACGGGACCCTGATGCCGAAAACGAGTTTATGCGGTTTATTCAGCAGCAACACCCCGACTTCGCCCATCAATCCGATCAGTTTTTTTATTTACCTACACAGAAAGTGCTCGAAAATGGCTGGCTATTCCATTTCTACGAAGCCTTACGCCAGAATCAGACGCGGCTATTTGGCTTTAGCTCCCTCAAAAAATTTCGTTATAATCCGAATGCGGCTGCGTTCAACATTCGCAGTTCGTCGGGTATCGACTGGTTCGATTTAAAAGTCGAGATTTCGTTCGGCGATCAGGCCGTTGCCTTAGCCGATGTCCGCAAAGCCATTTTACGGCGGCAAAACTACGTTGAACTGGGGGATGGAACCATTGGAGTGCTACCCGACGAATGGATTGCCCAACACGCTCAACTGTTCCGGCTTGGGCAGATCGATGATAAAAAGGGAAACATTCGGCTCTCTAAGCGGCACTTCTCCATTCTGGAACATTACCGGGAACGTATCAGCGACCCTAAACTCTTGAAGGAACTTGATGACAAGAAAGAGAAATTGCTCAACTTCCAGAAAATCAAGAAGGTAAAGCTACCTAGTAACATACAGGCTACCCTTCGGCCATATCAGGAAGAGGGTTACCGATGTCTCCACTTTCTGGATGAGTTTGGTTGGGGTGGTTGTCTGGCCGATGACATGGGCCTCGGCAAAACACTACAGATGCTAACGTTTTTACAAGAGCAGAAAAATCGACGACCCGATGGCATTCACTTAGTAGTAGTCCCTAAAACACTCATATTCAACTGGCAAGCAGAAGCAACTCGATTTTGTTCTAAGCTGCGCCTGCTTATTCATACGGGAACAGGCCGGGTTAAAACATTCGATAAACTTGCGGATGTCGATATTGTATTAACCACCTATGGGGCTGTTCGTACCGACATTGAGTGGCTGCGGGAATTTAAGTTCGATTATGTCATTCTCGATGAAGCCCAGGCCATTAAAAATCCAGATTCTTTAATTGCCAAATCGGTCCGGTTGCTTCAGGCACGCAATCGACTGACCATGACTGGTACGCCGGTTGAAAACAACACCTTTGATTTGTACGCTCAATTCGATTTTCTGAATCCGGGTTTTCTGGGTAGCGCCGAATTGTTCAGAACCGAATACGCTAACCCAATCGACAAGCATCAGGACAAAGCACGGGCAGCTGAACTACGGCAGTTGATTTACCCATTCATGCTCAAGCGTACCAAGGAAGAAGTGGCGAAGGACTTACCTGAAAAAACCGAAATTGTGCTCTATTGCGAAATGGACAAACAGCAACGTCGGGTTTACGAAGCGTATCGAGATCGCTACCGAGACCTGATTGAAAAACGTGTGGCAGAGGTTGGCGCCGAGCAATCGGCATTTCTGATTCTGGAAGGGCTGCTGAAGCTCCGGCAAATCTGCGACTCGCCCGCCTTACTTAATGATGAGGAAGATTACGGCAATGAATCGGCCAAATTAGACGAACTGGTACGCGAAATCGGGCAGAATGCATCCAATCATAAAATCGTCATTTTTAGTCAATTTCTGGGTATGCTCGACCAAATCAGGCAGAAACTGGAACGCGACCGGGTCCCCTACGAATACCTCGATGGGCAAACGAACGATCGGGCTAGTCGGGTGCAAAACTTCCAGGCTAACGATGAATGTCGGGTATTTCTGATGAGTTTAAAAGCAGGAGGTGTGGGCCTTAACTTAACAGAAGCCGATTACGTGTATCTTGTTGACCCCTGGTGGAACCCCGCTGTTGAGCAGCAAGCCATCGACCGTGTACACCGCATTGGCCAAACCAAGCGCGTATTTGCCTACCGCATGATCTGCAAAGACACGGTCGAAGAAAAGATTCTACTCCTTCAGGATCGCAAACGCGCCCTCGCCAGTGACCTTATCTCAACCGAAACAGGCTTCCTAAAAAAACTAAGCCCGAAGGATATTTTGGGGTTGTTTAGTTGA